ACCCGATCTTCCGCTCCCGCATCACCCGGGCCGCCTCCTCCACGGGGTCTAAGGGGTGGGCGGTGACCACCTCTCGGGTCATCACCTCCTCCACCCGCGTGCACCCGGGGCAGGGCCCCTTGGGGTTCAGGTGGCTCGTGGCCAGGCGGATGTCCCGGTCGGTAATGATGCCCACCAGCCTCCCCTCCGCCACCACGGGGAGGTGGCGGATGCCCTTTTCCAGGAGGAGCCCGTAGGCGTCCTCGAGGGTCACCTCCGGCCCCACGGTGAGGACGGGGCCCTTCATCACGTCCCTTACCAGCATGGGGCCAGTATACGGCGAAAGGACCCAGGCCTACCGGGGCCCCCATCCCGGCTACGCCGGGATGGGGTGGCCCTAGAGGATGTCGTCCCGGATGCAGGCCTTGTAGTGGCCCGGGGCCACCTCCTTGAGCTCGGGCACCACCTGGGCGCACTCGGGCAGGGCGTAGCGGCACCGCGTGCGGAAGACGCACCCCGAGGGCGGGTTGATGGGCGAGGGAATGTCCCCCTGGAGCACGATCCGCTCCCGCTTCACCGTGGGGTCGGGAATGGGCACCGCCGAAAGCAGGGCCTCCGTGTAGGGGTGCTTGGGGTTGCGGTAAAGCTCCCGGGCGGGGGCGAGCTCCATCACCTTCCCCAGGTACATCACCGCCACCCGGTCGGAGATGTACTCCACCACCGCCAGGTCGTGGGCGATGAAGAGCAGGGTGAGGCCAAGCTCCTCCTTCAAGTCCTGCAGGAGGTTCACCACCTGCGCCTGGATGGACACGTCCAGGGCGGAAACCGGCTCGTCCGCCACGATGAACTCTGGGGCCACCGCCAGGGCGCGGGCGATCCCGATCCTTTGCCTCTGCCCCCCGGAGAACTCGTGGGGGTAACGGCGCATGTGGTCCGGGGAAAGCCCCACGAGCTTCAAAAGCTCCGCCACCCGCTCCATGCGTTCCTTCGGGGTCTTCCCGATCCCGTGGATGAGGAGGGGCTCGGCGATGATGTCCCCCACGGTCATCCGCGGGTTCAGGGAGCTGAAGGGGTCCTGGAAGATGATCTGCATCCGGCGCCGGAAGGGCCTGAGCTTCTCCCGGGGAAGCTCCGTGATGTCCTGCCCGTCAAAGAAAATCCTACCCCCCGTGGGCTCAATCAGCCGGAGAAGCGTGCGCCCCACCGTGGTCTTCCCGCTCCCCGACTCCCCCACAAGCCCAAGCACCTCCCCCCTCCGGATGGCGAAGGACACCCCGTCCACCGCCTTGACGCTCGCCACCACCCGGGAAAGCACCCCGCCCCGGAGGGGGAAGTGCTTCTTTAGGTCCCGCACCTCCACGAGGACGCCGTTCGCGCTCACGCCCCCACCCCCTTGCGGATCTCCCGCCAGCGCACGCACCTCACCCGGCGGCCCTCCCCCGCCTCCTCCAAGGGCGGCACCTCCCGATCGCACACCCCCTCCACGTAGTACTTGCACCGCGGGTGGAAGGCGCACCCAGGCGGCAGGTACAAGGGGTTCGGCACGTTCCCAGGTATCGCCTCAAGCCGCTGCCGGTGCTCCGCCGCCAGGTCCAGCCGCGGCACCGAGTGCAAAAGCCCCTCCGTGTACGGGTGCAGCGGGCTCTGGAAAAGCGGCACCACGTCCGACTCCTCCACCGCCCGGCCCGCGTACATCACCACCACCCGGTCCGCCATCTCCGCCACCACCCCAAGGTTGTGGGTGATGAAGAGAATGCTCATCCCAATCTCCTCCTGGAGCTTCTTCATCAGCTCCAGGATCTGCGCCTGGATGGTCACGTCCAAGGCCGTGGTGGGCTCGTCCGCAATGAGGAGCGAGGGGTTGCAGGAGAGGGCCATGGCGATCATCACCCGTTGCCGCATCCCCCCCGACATCTGGTGCGGGTAGTTGCTAAGCCGCTTCTTGGGCTCCGGAATCCCCACCAGCTCCAGCATGTGGGCGGCGAGCTCCATGGCCTCCTTGCGGCTCTTCCCCTGGTGGAGCATGATCGCCTCCGCGATCTGGTCCCCCACCGTGTACACGGGGTTCAGGGAGGTCATGGGCTCCTGGAAGATCATGGCGATGTCGTTCCCGCGAATCCGCCGCATCTCCGCCTCGGAAAGCTTGGTGAGGTCCCGGACCTTCCCGTCCTTCCCGCGGAACCAGATCTCCCCACCCACGATCCTCCCAGGCGGCGAGGGAATGAGCCGCATGATCGCCAACGAGGTCACGCTCTTCCCGCTCCCCGACTCCCCCACAACCGCCAGGGTCTCCCCCCTGTTCACGTGAAAGGAAACCCCGTCCACCGCCTTCACCACACCGTCGTCGGTGAAGAAGTGAACCTTTAGGTCCTTCACCTCTAGAAGGCGCTTTTCGTCCATGCCGTTTCCTCCGGGCGGTGCCCTGAGTCCACCTCATCCGTTATACGCCATGCCCCTCCCAAAGAAAACACCCTCACCGCCGCCGCCTCGGGTCAAAGGCGTCCCTCAGGCCGTCCCCCACGAAGTTCCAGGCCATGATGGAGACGAAGATGAAGAAGCCCGGCCAGAGCACCCAGGGGCGGTCCACGAAGCTGGCGAACCCCCCCTGCTGGGCCGCCTGGAGGAGGAGGCCCCAGCTGGTGTAGGGCTCCGTGACCCCAAGGCCCAGGAAGGACAGGCCCGACTCGGCCAGGATGAAGCCGGGGATGGTGAGGGAGAGGCTCACGATGACGTAGCTCGCCGTGGCCGGGAGAACGTGCCGGGCCAGGATCCTGCCGTCCGAGGCCCCAAGGGCCCTGGCCGCCTGCACGTAGTCCTGCTCCCGCACCGAAAGCACCACCCCCCGCACCACCCGGGCGAGCCCACCCCAGCCGATGAAGCCGAGAAGCCCCACCACCAGGTAGAAGGTGGTGAGGGGGTCCACGTTGGTGGGGAAAACGGCCCGCAAGGAGATGAGGAGGAAGAGGGTGGGGATGGCGGCGATCACCTCCACAAGCCGCATGATGAGGTTGTCCACGTCCACTTGGATGGGCCTAAAGGGCAAGGTGAGGGCGAGGAAGCCCACAAGCCAAAGGGCGGCAAGGAGGGCCAGGGCCTGGAAGAAGCCAAACCCTGTGAGGCGGATATAGGTCCAGGCGAGGTACAAGGCCCCCGCCGCAACCCCGCCCCAAAGGAGCCAGGACAGGGGCCCGAGCACAAGCCCCCGCCCCCGCCAGGCCCGAAGGGGAAGGGCGAGGACGAAGGGCCGCCCGGCGTAAAACCCCGCGATCCCCCCAAGGAGGAGGCCGAGGGCGAAGGAGACCAAGGCGGAGAGGATGCCGATGGTCAAGGACACCTGGGCCCCATAGACGAGGCGGCTGAAGAGGTCCCGGCCAAAGTTGTCCGTGCCCATGAGGAAGATCCTCCCCGGCGGGTCCACGCCGAAGAGGCGCAGGTCCGCGCGGAAGACGCGGAAGACGGTGTAGGGCTGGTCCGGCGTGCGGACGAAGAAGCGGATGTAGAACTTGCCCTGGCTCGGGTCCTCCTCGTAGCGGGGCTGGAGGGAAACGGGGTCAATGGTGCGACGGGTGGCGTAGACGAAGGGACGGGAAAGCCTCCCCGTTTCCGGGTCCACGAAGTGGATCCGCGTGGGCGGGTGATGCCCCTTCGGGGGGT
This region of Thermus thermophilus genomic DNA includes:
- a CDS encoding ABC transporter ATP-binding protein; the encoded protein is MSANGVLVEVRDLKKHFPLRGGVLSRVVASVKAVDGVSFAIRRGEVLGLVGESGSGKTTVGRTLLRLIEPTGGRIFFDGQDITELPREKLRPFRRRMQIIFQDPFSSLNPRMTVGDIIAEPLLIHGIGKTPKERMERVAELLKLVGLSPDHMRRYPHEFSGGQRQRIGIARALAVAPEFIVADEPVSALDVSIQAQVVNLLQDLKEELGLTLLFIAHDLAVVEYISDRVAVMYLGKVMELAPARELYRNPKHPYTEALLSAVPIPDPTVKRERIVLQGDIPSPINPPSGCVFRTRCRYALPECAQVVPELKEVAPGHYKACIRDDIL
- a CDS encoding ABC transporter ATP-binding protein; protein product: MDEKRLLEVKDLKVHFFTDDGVVKAVDGVSFHVNRGETLAVVGESGSGKSVTSLAIMRLIPSPPGRIVGGEIWFRGKDGKVRDLTKLSEAEMRRIRGNDIAMIFQEPMTSLNPVYTVGDQIAEAIMLHQGKSRKEAMELAAHMLELVGIPEPKKRLSNYPHQMSGGMRQRVMIAMALSCNPSLLIADEPTTALDVTIQAQILELMKKLQEEIGMSILFITHNLGVVAEMADRVVVMYAGRAVEESDVVPLFQSPLHPYTEGLLHSVPRLDLAAEHRQRLEAIPGNVPNPLYLPPGCAFHPRCKYYVEGVCDREVPPLEEAGEGRRVRCVRWREIRKGVGA
- a CDS encoding ABC transporter permease, which encodes MDALAPKSESLFQVAWAQFRRHRLAVWGGRILLVLYFVAAFAGFFSPYDPNYYELYPPKGHHPPTRIHFVDPETGRLSRPFVYATRRTIDPVSLQPRYEEDPSQGKFYIRFFVRTPDQPYTVFRVFRADLRLFGVDPPGRIFLMGTDNFGRDLFSRLVYGAQVSLTIGILSALVSFALGLLLGGIAGFYAGRPFVLALPLRAWRGRGLVLGPLSWLLWGGVAAGALYLAWTYIRLTGFGFFQALALLAALWLVGFLALTLPFRPIQVDVDNLIMRLVEVIAAIPTLFLLISLRAVFPTNVDPLTTFYLVVGLLGFIGWGGLARVVRGVVLSVREQDYVQAARALGASDGRILARHVLPATASYVIVSLSLTIPGFILAESGLSFLGLGVTEPYTSWGLLLQAAQQGGFASFVDRPWVLWPGFFIFVSIMAWNFVGDGLRDAFDPRRRR